The following coding sequences are from one Nonlabens arenilitoris window:
- a CDS encoding winged helix-turn-helix transcriptional regulator, with protein sequence MKKEITCPLHYTMTLIGTKWKPLILFHLIEGPLRSGVLQKHIPEISNKMFTQSVRELEKDGLISRKIYPVVPPKVEYELTKKGLSLESILKSLDLWGSEHFK encoded by the coding sequence TTGAAGAAAGAAATTACATGTCCGTTACATTATACCATGACATTAATAGGTACTAAATGGAAACCCTTAATCTTATTTCATTTAATAGAAGGACCTTTGAGGTCTGGTGTTTTACAAAAACATATTCCAGAAATTTCTAATAAGATGTTTACCCAATCTGTAAGAGAACTAGAGAAAGATGGATTAATAAGTCGAAAAATATATCCAGTTGTTCCTCCTAAAGTAGAATACGAGTTAACTAAAAAAGGTTTGTCGTTAGAGTCTATTTTAAAAAGCCTCGATCTATGGGGTAGTGAGCATTTCAAATAA
- a CDS encoding nucleoid-associated protein, with protein sequence MINLFNTRIEQLALHRVGNKNKGEMLLTSAVTTPLDDELHALLKEYFLKPFRSKEETYYSFTHEQDLEFHELYALAKSIFNTPASLLDNSKKIAKHLYEQSVHPHIRSGELYVCYLDNVMLDNNKVDAIGIFKSELKQDFLQFEEGEDDLRILLQQGVNLNKLDKGAIIFNTEEETGYKILSVDSNRYDAKYWLESFLGVDVFEDENFFTKKYLKFCQDFAKEVVLPAEDKKEEVMFMNRSMNYFAKNDDFEESAFLNETLDNPELIPEFRNYKVEKGPKYSIEDVSNFPISNTAVSAARKGIKSVINLDTHVQIKMDFTNPESAEKYLEKGWDEEKQMYYYLVYFNREEKK encoded by the coding sequence ATGATCAACCTTTTCAACACACGTATTGAACAACTGGCACTGCATCGTGTAGGTAATAAGAATAAAGGCGAGATGTTACTTACGTCTGCTGTAACTACACCATTGGATGATGAGTTACATGCACTTTTAAAAGAGTATTTCTTGAAACCTTTCAGGTCTAAAGAAGAAACCTACTATAGCTTTACACACGAGCAAGATCTAGAGTTTCACGAGTTGTACGCACTAGCAAAATCTATTTTTAATACTCCAGCATCTTTACTTGATAATTCTAAAAAGATTGCAAAGCATTTATATGAACAAAGTGTACATCCACATATAAGAAGTGGTGAATTATACGTATGTTATTTAGATAATGTCATGCTAGATAATAATAAAGTAGATGCGATAGGAATCTTTAAAAGTGAATTAAAGCAAGACTTCCTACAGTTTGAAGAAGGCGAGGATGATTTAAGAATCCTATTACAACAAGGTGTAAATCTTAATAAACTAGATAAAGGAGCGATTATCTTTAATACTGAAGAAGAAACAGGATATAAAATTTTATCTGTCGATTCTAACCGATATGATGCAAAATACTGGTTAGAGAGTTTCTTAGGAGTAGATGTTTTTGAAGATGAGAACTTTTTTACTAAGAAGTATTTAAAATTCTGTCAGGATTTTGCAAAAGAAGTTGTTTTACCTGCTGAGGATAAGAAGGAAGAAGTCATGTTTATGAATCGTTCAATGAACTATTTTGCAAAAAATGATGATTTTGAAGAAAGTGCTTTTTTAAATGAAACACTAGACAATCCAGAGTTGATACCTGAGTTTAGAAACTATAAGGTTGAAAAAGGTCCTAAATACAGTATTGAAGACGTTTCTAATTTCCCTATTTCAAATACTGCTGTAAGTGCCGCTCGTAAAGGAATTAAAAGTGTAATCAATCTAGATACACACGTGCAGATTAAAATGGACTTTACCAATCCTGAAAGTGCAGAAAAATACCTTGAAAAAGGTTGGGATGAAGAAAAGCAAATGTATTATTACCTTGTGTACTTCAACCGCGAAGAGAAAAAATAA
- a CDS encoding IS1096 element passenger TnpR family protein: MIYRFRAILDATQDVFRDIEIEGSATLEDFHNVLTQSFQLPGDEMASFYASDEEWNQNEEFSLFDMSEGSSASRTMATTTIEEVVSKSQPQLVYIYDFLSMWTFLIELAEVAGPQDGTAYPQVIFSIGELPDSAPDKEFEADPRFADETDGDEEYRGDIDDGDDDFYDEQTFDDYDLY; this comes from the coding sequence ATGATTTATAGATTTAGAGCTATTCTAGATGCTACACAAGATGTTTTCCGTGATATAGAAATTGAAGGTAGCGCTACCTTAGAAGACTTTCACAATGTACTGACACAAAGTTTTCAATTGCCTGGAGATGAAATGGCTAGTTTCTATGCCAGTGATGAAGAATGGAACCAGAATGAAGAGTTCAGCCTCTTTGACATGAGTGAAGGCAGTAGTGCCTCACGCACGATGGCGACAACTACCATAGAAGAAGTAGTTAGTAAATCACAGCCACAACTGGTTTACATTTATGATTTTTTAAGTATGTGGACCTTCTTAATTGAACTGGCCGAAGTTGCTGGACCACAAGACGGCACCGCTTATCCACAAGTCATCTTCTCTATAGGTGAATTACCAGATAGTGCACCAGACAAAGAGTTTGAAGCTGATCCACGATTTGCAGACGAAACAGATGGCGATGAAGAATACCGTGGTGATATTGATGATGGCGATGACGATTTTTATGATGAACAAACTTTTGACGATTACGACCTATACTAA
- a CDS encoding COX15/CtaA family protein: MSTTALFTDRNYRVALRWSIAVIYLIIIAGAVVRMTGSGMGCPDWPKCFGYYIPPTEESQLEFSPDTPYKKGMVIIHEEELRVAITDFMAQSTYNSADWKPYTKHNYAIFNVYHTWTEYVNRLIGALGGLVVLIMCIFSLKYWKDRKKITILSIVALLAMLIQAVIGKIVVDTLLSPVLITIHMIVALLIVGLLIYLLHEVQPTDHRYQSSKSFYKVSILLIILTLVQVALGTQVRQYLDHMIDEMGYPFQSIWLEENAPAVFLIHRSFSILLLVLHTWFVYKAIKTIGHPRPYYGWLIALFLITIFTGVLMNYVDFPFGSQAAHLVLASIILGLQFYLMMRLKNAIKS, encoded by the coding sequence TTGAGTACAACAGCCCTTTTTACAGATAGAAATTATCGTGTCGCTTTACGATGGAGTATTGCCGTTATCTATTTAATTATTATCGCTGGGGCTGTTGTGCGCATGACCGGATCTGGAATGGGTTGTCCGGACTGGCCTAAATGTTTTGGTTACTATATTCCACCTACTGAAGAAAGTCAGTTAGAATTCTCTCCAGATACTCCATATAAAAAAGGTATGGTAATTATCCATGAAGAGGAATTGAGAGTTGCCATAACAGATTTTATGGCGCAAAGCACCTACAATTCTGCTGACTGGAAACCGTATACTAAACACAACTATGCTATTTTTAACGTCTATCATACCTGGACAGAATATGTCAATAGACTAATAGGTGCACTAGGCGGATTAGTAGTACTTATTATGTGTATATTTTCATTAAAGTACTGGAAAGACCGCAAAAAGATTACCATATTAAGTATCGTCGCATTGCTAGCTATGTTAATTCAAGCGGTGATAGGTAAAATTGTAGTTGACACTTTATTATCACCTGTGTTAATTACCATTCACATGATTGTTGCATTATTAATAGTAGGTCTATTAATCTATTTATTACATGAGGTACAACCTACTGATCATAGGTATCAATCCAGTAAATCGTTTTATAAAGTATCCATACTGCTTATTATCTTAACACTGGTGCAAGTTGCACTAGGTACACAAGTAAGACAGTATTTAGATCACATGATAGATGAAATGGGCTATCCATTTCAATCAATATGGTTAGAAGAAAATGCTCCTGCGGTATTTTTAATTCACCGCTCTTTTTCTATTTTATTACTAGTGTTACATACTTGGTTTGTTTATAAAGCTATTAAAACAATAGGACATCCACGACCTTATTATGGATGGTTAATTGCCTTGTTTCTTATCACTATTTTTACTGGAGTATTGATGAATTATGTGGACTTCCCTTTTGGTTCTCAAGCGGCTCATTTAGTACTAGCCTCTATCATTTTAGGGCTGCAATTTTACCTAATGATGCGCTTGAAAAATGCGATAAAATCATAA
- a CDS encoding tRNA-(ms[2]io[6]A)-hydroxylase — MNDLCSMKMTGEKKFTLGLKLPTDPRWADISTISLQDILTDHAFCEQKATSNIISLIQQYSEREGIVEHLSPVVTEEWGHFRMVIAMLKKRGLELGLQRQDEYVKKLVKGKKKGQSRDGYFLDQLLICAMIEARSCERFKTLWQNLEDQELQDFYYKFMVAEASHYKLFLKLAKMHFPENDVMERWNYWLDYEASFIGDLEVRGDRLH; from the coding sequence ATGAACGACCTTTGTAGTATGAAAATGACAGGTGAAAAGAAATTTACTTTAGGGCTTAAATTACCTACAGATCCACGATGGGCAGATATTTCGACCATTAGCTTACAAGATATTCTGACAGACCATGCTTTTTGTGAACAAAAGGCTACCAGTAACATTATCTCATTGATCCAGCAATATTCAGAGCGTGAAGGCATTGTAGAACATCTATCTCCTGTAGTCACTGAAGAATGGGGACATTTTAGAATGGTAATAGCCATGCTTAAAAAACGCGGCTTAGAACTAGGACTTCAGCGTCAAGATGAGTATGTTAAGAAACTGGTTAAAGGAAAGAAAAAAGGCCAAAGCCGTGATGGTTATTTTCTAGATCAACTTTTGATTTGTGCGATGATAGAAGCACGCAGCTGTGAACGTTTTAAAACATTGTGGCAAAATCTAGAAGATCAAGAATTACAAGATTTCTATTATAAGTTTATGGTGGCCGAAGCTTCTCATTACAAACTCTTTCTAAAGCTTGCAAAAATGCATTTCCCAGAAAATGATGTTATGGAACGATGGAACTACTGGCTCGATTATGAAGCAAGCTTTATAGGCGATCTAGAGGTACGTGGTGATAGACTTCATTAA
- a CDS encoding nuclear transport factor 2 family protein, with translation MTTEQVANQLVAYCRNNEESKAYQELYSPEITSIEMVEPMKEVQGFEGLAKKGEWWKENFEVHANEVSEPLIADNHFTVRFWMDTTHKPSGQRTQMNELAVYEVKDGKIWREQFFYNTGE, from the coding sequence ATGACTACAGAGCAAGTTGCAAATCAATTAGTGGCTTATTGCCGCAACAATGAAGAATCTAAAGCTTATCAAGAATTATACAGTCCAGAAATTACTAGTATAGAAATGGTAGAACCTATGAAAGAAGTTCAAGGTTTTGAAGGGCTGGCTAAAAAAGGTGAGTGGTGGAAAGAGAACTTTGAAGTTCACGCAAATGAAGTTTCTGAACCATTAATTGCAGATAATCATTTTACCGTACGTTTCTGGATGGATACCACACATAAACCTAGTGGACAACGCACTCAAATGAATGAGTTAGCCGTCTATGAGGTTAAAGATGGTAAAATATGGAGAGAACAGTTTTTCTATAACACAGGAGAATAA
- a CDS encoding MarR family winged helix-turn-helix transcriptional regulator: MKDAEMPIARRLVTTLIKKGTEMTESVSEIVKQEGLTIQQFNVMRILRGRKGKAANLQEVSSKMIHSNSNTTRVIDKLISKDYVKRKQCPSDRRQIEITITDKGLQVLKNLDADIDARELALIDNLDENQVKQVLEYLSKL, translated from the coding sequence ATGAAAGATGCTGAAATGCCCATTGCAAGACGTTTAGTTACTACTTTAATTAAAAAAGGAACTGAAATGACAGAATCTGTTAGTGAGATAGTAAAGCAAGAAGGTCTTACTATACAGCAATTTAATGTCATGCGTATTTTAAGAGGTCGTAAAGGTAAAGCTGCAAACCTTCAAGAAGTAAGTAGTAAAATGATACATTCTAACAGTAATACTACTAGAGTTATCGATAAGTTGATTAGTAAAGATTATGTAAAGCGCAAGCAATGCCCATCTGACCGCAGGCAGATTGAAATAACTATAACTGATAAAGGTTTACAAGTTTTAAAAAACCTTGATGCAGATATTGATGCTAGAGAATTAGCATTAATAGATAACCTAGATGAAAATCAAGTAAAACAAGTTCTAGAGTATTTATCAAAACTCTAG
- a CDS encoding porin family protein: MKKIFIAIMFLTAAVVQAQEDGGFGIKAGLNYGSNGDLSQNGQTIIDNPDENFGYHFGVFGKIDLGPIYLRPELSYTVLNSDYDNSALEVKKLDAPVLVGFQVLGPLHVFAGPSFQYILDTELEDVDLQDVKEEFSIGLQVGVGVNIGNLGIDVRYERGLSENEAEFTNLGQLGTLDTRPQQIIVGLSLNL, translated from the coding sequence ATGAAAAAGATTTTTATTGCAATTATGTTTTTAACAGCAGCTGTGGTACAGGCGCAAGAGGATGGAGGTTTTGGGATTAAGGCAGGATTGAACTATGGTTCAAATGGAGATTTATCTCAAAACGGTCAGACGATCATCGATAATCCCGATGAGAATTTTGGGTACCACTTTGGAGTTTTCGGTAAAATAGATCTCGGACCTATATATTTAAGACCAGAGTTATCTTATACCGTTCTTAATAGTGACTATGATAACAGTGCTCTTGAAGTTAAAAAACTAGATGCTCCAGTATTAGTTGGCTTTCAAGTTTTAGGCCCATTACATGTGTTTGCTGGTCCATCATTTCAATACATTTTAGATACAGAATTAGAAGATGTCGATTTGCAAGACGTAAAAGAAGAGTTTAGTATAGGATTACAAGTAGGTGTTGGTGTTAACATCGGTAATCTAGGAATTGATGTCCGTTATGAAAGAGGTCTATCAGAAAATGAAGCCGAATTTACCAATCTAGGTCAATTGGGAACCTTAGATACCAGACCACAACAAATTATTGTAGGGCTGAGTTTAAATTTATAG
- a CDS encoding aldo/keto reductase: protein MNTVKIAPQLEISRIVLGIWRLLDWDMSDQQLLTYIKQSMEAGVTTFDHADIYGDYECEAGFGKALQLEPSLRSQMQLITKCGIKLKSAKYPNRNLKYYDYSKEYIIQQAEQSLKNLNTDYVDVLLLHRPSPFFNPNEVAAAFDALKTSGKVNHLGVSNFTPVQFESLQSYINEPLVTNQIEISPGQLEHFDNGNLDYLIKKRVSPMAWSPLGGGSLLNPQDEKSAQIHSAISRVATQIEETDLSKIIYAWTLMHPAHIIPIIGTGKIERLKTAIDSVNTHLSLEQWFDIYTASLGTEVA from the coding sequence ATGAATACCGTTAAAATAGCACCACAGTTAGAAATATCTAGAATTGTCTTAGGAATATGGAGATTATTAGATTGGGACATGTCAGACCAGCAACTGTTGACCTATATAAAGCAATCTATGGAAGCAGGCGTGACCACTTTTGACCATGCAGATATTTATGGAGATTATGAATGTGAGGCTGGTTTTGGTAAAGCACTGCAATTAGAACCATCACTGCGTTCCCAAATGCAGTTAATTACTAAATGTGGTATCAAATTAAAGAGTGCAAAGTATCCTAATCGTAATTTAAAATACTATGATTATAGTAAGGAGTATATCATACAACAAGCAGAACAATCACTAAAAAATCTAAACACGGATTATGTAGATGTTCTATTATTACATAGACCTTCACCTTTTTTTAATCCTAATGAAGTTGCCGCCGCATTTGATGCGTTAAAAACTAGTGGTAAGGTAAATCACTTAGGCGTTTCAAATTTTACACCAGTACAATTTGAATCTCTACAATCTTATATCAATGAACCACTAGTCACCAACCAGATTGAGATATCACCTGGGCAACTGGAACATTTTGATAATGGTAACTTAGATTATTTAATAAAAAAGCGAGTTTCACCTATGGCATGGTCACCGCTAGGTGGTGGATCGTTATTAAATCCACAAGATGAAAAATCTGCGCAAATTCATAGCGCAATTTCGAGAGTAGCTACACAAATTGAAGAAACAGATTTATCTAAAATCATTTATGCTTGGACTTTAATGCATCCTGCTCACATCATTCCTATTATAGGAACAGGTAAAATTGAGCGTTTAAAAACGGCCATTGACTCTGTTAATACCCATTTAAGTCTTGAGCAATGGTTTGACATTTATACCGCATCATTAGGTACTGAAGTCGCTTAA
- a CDS encoding SDR family oxidoreductase, whose amino-acid sequence MENILIAGAHGTTGKKIVNLLNQSSQYNPIAMVRKEEQVDYFKSQGIDTVLADLEKDVSPAFDNSIDKVLFAAGSGGKKVVEVDQEGAKKLVDAAKNNGIKKFVMLSSLGAENPEEATELKEYLQAKHNADEYLKSSGLNYTIVRPGSLTNDSLTNHITLEKSLGKQGEISRNDVAMTLTTCLTDNLASNQTFEIINGDTLINEALDNLSVTHA is encoded by the coding sequence ATGGAAAATATATTAATAGCAGGTGCACATGGTACCACAGGAAAGAAAATAGTAAACCTTTTAAATCAATCATCTCAATACAATCCTATAGCAATGGTAAGGAAAGAGGAACAAGTTGATTATTTCAAATCACAAGGTATCGACACGGTGCTGGCAGATCTTGAAAAGGACGTTTCTCCAGCTTTTGATAATTCAATTGATAAAGTATTATTTGCAGCAGGTTCTGGAGGAAAGAAAGTTGTTGAGGTAGATCAAGAAGGAGCAAAAAAACTAGTCGATGCAGCAAAAAATAACGGTATTAAAAAGTTTGTTATGCTCAGTTCTCTAGGAGCAGAGAACCCAGAGGAAGCAACTGAGTTGAAAGAATATTTGCAAGCAAAACATAATGCAGATGAATATTTGAAAAGTAGCGGTCTTAACTATACTATTGTAAGACCTGGTTCATTAACTAATGATTCACTTACTAATCATATTACTTTAGAAAAAAGCTTAGGGAAACAAGGAGAGATTAGTCGCAACGATGTGGCAATGACTTTAACGACCTGTCTTACTGATAATCTAGCAAGTAATCAAACTTTTGAGATTATCAACGGTGATACACTCATTAATGAAGCTCTAGATAACCTATCTGTGACACACGCATAG
- a CDS encoding phosphoenolpyruvate carboxylase, translating to MQDLDRIAEFKKSVQNKFNIYNSLFLNLPYSNIENVGMLIPLLMEQSQKGLKEGLNPKEIIEAFFNGFANLHTEQDRIDFMFRIIQYVERQVVLYDSVEDAAFPKLQQHSSSLSLKDYFQLVEKNNSWDAIEKQLNNFSARIVLTAHPTQFYTPAVLDIITNLRTLINDNNIDEIDVALQQLGLTSLVNSKKPTPLDEAKNIIHTLRHVYYDAIGEMYTHIKSSVGNAQFDNHDIVKLGFWPGGDRDGNPFVTASITKEVMNELRVTLMKCYYNELKELQRKLSFKEILDPISNLKNKLYEAMFDASMHLAYQDIIEPLTHIRELLVSNYHGLYLKDLDQFIDKVKIFKTHFATIDIRQDHSMHTKVIDAVLTKYGYINESIDELTQQQLIDILLQESISLDPDDFEEDIVKDTIINISQLSTIQENNGEQGCNRYIISNSEDVNSVLYVFALFRWCGWANRDITFDIIPLFETMKGMDDSQATMEQLFQLDAYRKHVAFRNHKQTIMLGFSDGTKDGGYLKANWSILKTKETLSKVCNDHGVAAIFFDGRGGPPARGGGKTHRFYAAQTSKVANNEIQLTIQGQTITSTYGTKEQFKHNSEQLLTAGLSNSILDKEITISQDSRSLIEELSDLSFEKYDALKHHDKFMPYLENMSTLKYYTKANIGSRPGKRGHKAKLELTDLRAISFVGSWSQLKQNVPGYFGIGTALQTMQERGRFDEVTQLFKEVPFFKALMLNSMMSLSKCYFELTSYMKENAEYGAFWQILEDEYLLSKRMLLELSGMEILMEKETISRESIKIRESIVLPLLVIQQYALQMIAQHNEYQPQYEKIVTRSLYGNINASRNSA from the coding sequence ATGCAAGATCTAGATAGAATAGCCGAGTTTAAAAAATCAGTCCAAAACAAGTTTAATATCTATAACAGCCTGTTTTTAAACTTGCCTTACAGTAATATTGAAAATGTAGGTATGTTGATACCGTTATTGATGGAGCAATCTCAAAAAGGCCTGAAAGAAGGACTTAATCCCAAAGAGATAATAGAAGCATTCTTTAATGGATTTGCAAACCTTCATACAGAGCAAGATCGTATTGACTTTATGTTTAGAATCATTCAGTATGTAGAGCGACAGGTCGTTTTATATGATAGTGTAGAAGATGCCGCCTTTCCTAAATTACAACAACACAGCAGTTCTTTATCTCTTAAGGACTATTTTCAATTAGTTGAAAAAAATAACTCTTGGGACGCGATAGAAAAGCAGCTCAATAACTTTAGTGCACGTATTGTATTAACCGCTCATCCTACACAATTTTATACACCAGCAGTTTTAGATATCATCACTAATCTTAGAACGCTTATCAATGATAATAATATAGATGAGATTGATGTCGCATTACAACAGCTAGGACTTACATCTTTAGTCAATTCTAAAAAGCCAACACCACTGGACGAGGCAAAAAATATCATACACACATTAAGACATGTGTACTATGACGCCATAGGCGAGATGTATACTCATATAAAGTCTAGTGTAGGAAATGCACAATTTGATAATCACGACATTGTAAAACTAGGTTTCTGGCCAGGTGGTGATCGAGATGGAAACCCATTTGTCACCGCATCAATTACAAAAGAGGTCATGAATGAGCTGCGTGTAACATTAATGAAATGCTATTATAATGAACTTAAAGAATTACAGCGCAAGCTTAGTTTTAAAGAAATACTAGATCCTATATCAAATTTAAAAAACAAGTTATATGAAGCCATGTTTGACGCTAGTATGCACCTAGCTTATCAGGACATCATAGAACCGTTAACACACATAAGGGAATTATTAGTCTCTAACTATCACGGACTTTATTTAAAAGATCTAGACCAATTTATCGATAAAGTAAAGATTTTTAAAACTCATTTTGCCACCATAGACATACGTCAGGATCATAGTATGCATACTAAGGTAATAGATGCCGTTCTTACAAAATATGGATATATTAATGAATCCATTGATGAGCTTACCCAGCAACAGTTGATTGATATATTACTACAAGAATCGATTTCCCTAGATCCAGATGATTTTGAAGAAGACATAGTAAAAGATACAATTATCAATATCTCGCAACTGTCTACCATACAAGAAAATAATGGAGAACAAGGCTGTAACCGCTACATCATCAGTAACTCTGAAGATGTAAATAGTGTTCTATATGTATTTGCACTATTCAGATGGTGTGGTTGGGCAAATAGAGACATCACCTTTGACATTATTCCATTATTTGAGACCATGAAAGGTATGGATGATTCTCAAGCAACTATGGAGCAGTTGTTTCAACTAGATGCTTATAGAAAACACGTTGCCTTTAGAAATCATAAACAAACCATTATGCTAGGATTTTCTGATGGCACTAAAGATGGTGGCTATTTAAAAGCAAACTGGTCTATTTTAAAAACTAAAGAAACCCTATCAAAAGTGTGCAATGATCATGGAGTAGCGGCCATATTTTTTGATGGTAGAGGTGGACCACCAGCACGTGGTGGTGGTAAAACACATCGCTTCTATGCGGCACAAACCAGTAAGGTGGCAAATAACGAGATACAGTTAACCATACAAGGGCAAACCATCACTAGTACTTATGGAACAAAAGAACAGTTCAAGCACAACAGCGAGCAACTTTTAACCGCGGGATTGTCTAATTCTATACTCGATAAAGAGATTACCATATCGCAGGACTCTAGATCATTAATTGAAGAGTTATCAGACTTAAGCTTTGAAAAATACGACGCACTTAAGCACCACGATAAATTCATGCCATATTTAGAAAATATGAGCACGCTTAAATATTATACAAAGGCAAACATAGGCAGTCGACCTGGTAAACGTGGTCACAAGGCAAAGCTAGAATTAACAGACTTAAGAGCCATATCATTTGTGGGATCGTGGAGCCAGTTAAAACAAAATGTACCAGGATATTTCGGTATCGGTACGGCATTGCAAACCATGCAAGAGCGAGGTCGTTTTGATGAGGTTACACAACTCTTTAAGGAAGTGCCTTTCTTTAAAGCACTGATGTTAAACAGTATGATGAGTTTATCAAAATGCTATTTTGAACTAACCAGTTACATGAAAGAAAATGCAGAATATGGTGCTTTCTGGCAAATTCTAGAAGATGAATATCTATTGTCCAAACGCATGTTGCTAGAGCTATCTGGTATGGAAATCCTTATGGAAAAAGAGACCATTTCTAGAGAGTCCATTAAAATAAGAGAATCCATTGTACTACCATTACTGGTCATACAACAGTATGCTTTACAAATGATTGCACAGCACAACGAGTATCAACCACAATATGAAAAAATTGTAACGCGTTCTCTTTACGGTAATATTAACGCGAGTAGAAACTCTGCTTAA
- a CDS encoding pentapeptide repeat-containing protein — protein MEETFFEDLSLEEEDFTHKSLPKGEYENCKFSNCNFSNSDLSGIHFIDCCFDNCNLSMALIKQTGFQNVAFKNCKMLGMSFDKSSDFGFQINIDTCQLNYSSFFKKNLAKTNFTASKFHEVDFTECNLSNSIFKDCDLHLATFKQCNLQKVDFRSTVNFTIDPEMNKINGAKFTLETIKGLLTSYSIVIDSD, from the coding sequence ATGGAAGAAACATTTTTTGAAGACTTATCATTAGAAGAAGAAGACTTCACACATAAAAGTCTACCAAAAGGAGAATACGAAAATTGTAAGTTCTCAAATTGTAATTTTTCAAATTCTGATTTATCCGGTATTCACTTTATTGATTGCTGTTTTGATAATTGTAATCTAAGTATGGCATTAATTAAGCAAACAGGTTTTCAAAATGTAGCCTTTAAGAATTGTAAAATGTTAGGTATGTCATTTGATAAAAGCAGTGATTTTGGATTTCAAATAAACATAGATACATGTCAATTAAATTATTCTTCATTTTTCAAAAAAAATCTCGCCAAAACTAATTTTACAGCCTCAAAATTTCATGAAGTTGATTTTACAGAATGTAATCTCAGTAACTCGATATTTAAGGACTGTGATTTACATCTTGCTACTTTTAAGCAATGTAACTTACAGAAAGTTGACTTTAGAAGCACCGTTAATTTCACAATCGATCCAGAGATGAATAAAATAAATGGTGCAAAATTTACGCTAGAAACTATCAAAGGTCTACTTACTAGCTACAGTATTGTTATAGATTCTGATTGA
- a CDS encoding DUF998 domain-containing protein, which yields MKNNLITQAIYLPIYYFGTVIIGSLFAKNYSQVGQQVSELAINENKIAGIILTIGIFITGVSLVLFGIGLLIKFKKQFLISSFLITLFGISFLCGAIVSIGSPWHSLYGLPMSILLLPFASLYEMEKKKASKLTMNVAIIVTTIIFLYFWDLLAVKFVSFDYRGLTQRIFGMALFTWFSYSAYKLSKQEIGNNN from the coding sequence ATGAAAAACAACCTTATAACACAAGCCATTTATTTACCGATATACTATTTTGGAACTGTAATAATCGGAAGCCTATTTGCTAAAAATTACAGTCAAGTGGGACAACAAGTTAGTGAATTAGCAATTAACGAAAACAAAATTGCTGGAATAATACTAACTATTGGAATATTCATAACTGGAGTATCATTGGTTTTATTTGGAATTGGTTTATTAATTAAGTTTAAAAAACAGTTCTTAATAAGTTCATTTTTGATTACCCTATTTGGAATCTCTTTTTTATGCGGAGCTATTGTTTCAATTGGCTCTCCTTGGCACTCACTCTATGGATTACCAATGTCAATCCTGCTCTTACCATTTGCATCCCTCTATGAAATGGAAAAAAAGAAAGCTTCCAAATTGACTATGAACGTTGCAATTATTGTTACTACAATAATTTTCTTGTATTTCTGGGATTTATTAGCCGTAAAATTTGTTTCGTTTGATTACCGAGGATTAACACAAAGAATTTTTGGAATGGCTTTATTCACTTGGTTTTCTTATTCAGCATACAAGTTATCTAAACAAGAAATAGGAAATAATAACTAA